A single window of Vitis riparia cultivar Riparia Gloire de Montpellier isolate 1030 unplaced genomic scaffold, EGFV_Vit.rip_1.0 scaffold460_pilon_pilon, whole genome shotgun sequence DNA harbors:
- the LOC117909893 gene encoding disease resistance protein RUN1-like — MAISSSFERGYDVFLSFRGEDTRNNFTAHLCKELRTKGINTFIDDDKLDRGQVISPALVAAIENSMFSIVVLSENYASSGWCLEELVKILECKESRGQRVLPIFYNVDPSDVRKHMGKFGEALAKHEEIFKENMGRVQIWRDALTQVANLSGWDSRNKNEVMLIEEIVSGILNEIIHIPSSDAEDLVGIDSSIRELESLLCMESTDVRMIGIWGMGGIGKTTLAGAIYDRISNQFEGCIFFENVGEDLKRQGIDGLQEKFLSKILGCKNLSLTGRTLIKARFYSKKVLLVLDDVNDSIVLEKLLPQRDWFSPGSRIIITTRNKDLLSMHGVKETYKVKKLEGNKAMKLFSHYAFKRDHPIEDFMELSKDVLVYTQGLPLALKVLGSLLFGRSKHEWEGELDKLKRIPNMEIQRVLQISYDYLNDNEKDIFLDIACFFLWEDNDYVTKILDSCNFFPISGIKALINKSLITISDNKIKMHDLLQEMGREVVRKKSPKMPGKWSRLWNHEDISYVLKKNMGTEEVEGIFLNLSHSEEKLEFTTQAFVRMNRLRLLKVYKDDISRTFQDTSKKANCEVHFSQDIKFHYDDLRLLYFHGYPLKSLPNDFNPKNLVDLSMPYSHIKQLWEGIKVLEKLKFMNLRHSRYLRETPDFSGVVNLEQLVLEGCTSLCEVHPSLVVLNKLNFLSLKNCIMLKSLPSNIYNLKSLETFDVSGCSDCVNLKWLKELCADKGTPSTSHLMPRSSNSICFMLPPFPVLCSLTKLNLTNCFISDSANLGNLGFLSSLKSLNLSGNHFVTLPSSINQLSQLKWLGLENCKRLKALRELPSSIEEINAHNCTSLTTLSSGFKLKGDPLLPPLEPASPELETSIPELLKAAFSLVIPGRRIPDWIGNQDWGSEIELELPPSWFNSNVLAFAFAVVYSFPLPLSHRSSGWVSADCNFYSHHSSWHYAVYPQTTLRGGLESDHLWLLCVPFPSSINFDEVIRIKASFDILLRIGVCAIKKCGIDLVYRNEEVNGNNIAMIQYISPPPNSTLLLEEIHEGDSSGSGWSYDGSESENSDYYNSCDGETSESGWCSDDSESEMQPEKRLKWSSNQDNED; from the exons ATggctatttcttcttctttcgaACGGGGCTATGATGTGTTCCTGAGCTTTAGAGGAGAAGACACCCGCAATAACTTCACTGCCCATCTCTGTAAGGAGTTACGCACCAAAGGGATCAACACTTTCATCGATGATGACAAGCTTGATAGAGGCCAAGTCATATCCCCTGCGCTTGTCGCAGCTATTGAAAACTCCATGTTTTCTATCGTTGTTTTGTCAGAAAACTACGCATCTTCTGGATGGTGCTTGGAGGAGCTGGTGAAAATACTAGAGTGCAAAGAATCAAGGGGACAGAGGGTTCTCCCTATTTTCTACAACGTGGATCCCTCAGATGTGAGAAAACACATGGGAAAATTTGGAGAAGCATTGGCTAAACATGAAGAGATTTTCAAGGAGAATATGGGGAGGGTGCAGATTTGGAGGGATGCTCTCACTCAAGTTGCCAATTTATCCGGTTGGGATTCACGGAATAA GAATGAAGTTATGCTTATTGAGGAAATTGTCTCTGGCATTTTGAATGAAATAATCCATATACCATCAAGTGATGCTGAGGACCTAGTGGGGATAGATTCTTCCATACGTGAACTGGAATCACTATTATGCATGGAGTCAACTGATGTTCGAATGATAGGAATTTGGGGCATGGGGGGCATAGGGAAGACAACCCTTGCAGGAGCTATTTATGATAGAATTTCCAATCAATTTGAAGGTTGCatcttttttgaaaatgttggagAAGATTTGAAAAGACAAGGTATTGATGGCTTACAAGagaaatttctttcaaaaatattagGATGTAAAAATCTAAGTTTAACTGGACGCACTTTAATAAAGGCAAGATTCTACTCCAAAAAAGTCCTCCTTGTCCTTGATGATGTAAATGATTCAATAGTATTAGAAAAGTTACTTCCACAACGTGATTGGTTTAGTCCTGGAAGTAGAATCATTATAACAACTAGGAACAAAGACTTGTTAAGCATGCATGGAGTAAAGGAAACATACAAGGTCAAGAAATTAGAGGGCAATAAAGCTATGAAGCTCTTCAGTCATTATGCATTTAAACGAGACCATCCCATAGAGGATTTTATGGAGCTATCTAAAGACGTACTCGTGTACACTCAAGGCCTTCCATTAGCTCTTAAAGTTTTAGGCTCTCTTTTGTTTGGTAGGAGCAAGCATGAATGGGAAGGTGAATTGGATAAACTAAAAAGAATTCCTAATATGGAGATTCAAAGAGTGCTTCAAATAAGCTATGATTATCTGAATGACAATGAAAAGGATATATTCTTGGATATTGCTTGTTTCTTTTTGTGGGAGGACAATGATTATGTTACAAAAATCTTAGACAGTTGCAATTTTTTCCCAATTAGTGGAATAAAAGCTCTCATAAATAAGTCTCTCATAACTATTTCTGATAACAAGATAAAGATGCATGATTTGCTACAAGAAATGGGTAGAGAGGTTGTTCGCAAAAAGTCCCCTAAAATGCCTGGCAAATGGAGCAGGTTGTGGAATCATGAGGACATTTCTTAtgtgttgaaaaaaaatatg GGAACAGAAGAAGTTGAAGGCATATTCCTCAACTTGTCTCATTCGGAAGAGAAACTAGAATTTACAACTCAAGCCTTTGTGAGGATGAATAGACTTCGATTGCTTAAAGTCTATAAAGATGACATTTCAAGAACCTTCCAAGACACCTCCAAAAAGGCAAATTGTGAAGTGCATTTTTCCCAAgacattaaatttcattatgaTGACTTAAGATTACTATATTTCCATGGATACCCATTAAAATCATTGCCCAATGACTTTAATCCAAAGAATCTTGTTGACCTCAGCATGCCTTATAGCCACATTAAACAATTGTGGGAAGGAATCAag GttctagaaaaattaaaattcatgaaTCTCAGGCACTCTAGATATCTACGAGAAACCCCGGATTTCTCTGGGGTCGTCAACCTTGAACAGTTAGTTCTTGAAGGTTGTACATCTTTGTGTGAGgttcatccttctcttgtagtTCTGAACAAACTCAATTTCCTGAGTTTGAAGAACTGCATAATGCTGAAGAGTCTTCCAAGCAACATTTATAATCTAAAATCTCTCGAAACCTTTGATGTTTCTGGTTGCTCAGATTGTGTGAACTTAAAATGGCTAAAGGAGCTCTGTGCAGACAAAGGAACACCATCTACCTCACACTTGATGCCAAGGAGTTCAAATTCCATTTGTTTCATGTTGCCTCCTTTCCCAGTTTTGTGTTCCTTAACAAAACTAAACCTAACAAACTGCTTTATATCAGATAGCGCAAATCTCGGTAATCTTGGCTTCTTATCTTCGCTGAAATCCTTAAATTTGAGCGGAAACCACTTTGTTACTTTGCCTTCGAGCATCAACCAACTTTCTCAACTGAAATGGCTGGGGTTGGAAAATTGCAAAAGACTTAAAGCACTCCGGGAGCTTCCATCAAGCATAGAAGAGATCAATGCACATAATTGCACATCATTAACCACACTTAGCTCTGGCTTCAAACTGAAGGGGGATCCCTTGTTGCCCCCACTTGAGCCTGCTTCCCCAGAGCTAGAAACCAGTATTCCAGAGTTGTTAAAAGCTGCATTCAGCCTTGTTATTCCTGGGAGAAGAATACCAGATTGGATCGGGAATCAGGACTGGGGTAGTGAAATAGAATTAGAGCTACCTCCAAGTTGGTTTAATTCCAATGTCCTGGCTTTTGCTTTTGCTGTAGTCTATAGTTTCCCACTTCCGCTCAGTCACAGGAGCAGTGGTTGGGTTAGTGCAGACTGCAACTTCTATTCCCATCACAGTTCTTGGCACTATGCTGTCTATCCTCAGACTACTCTAAGGGGAGGATTGGAGTCAGATCATTTGTGGCTGCTTTGTGTACCATTTCCCTCTTCTATCAATTTTGATGAAGTGATTCGAATTAAGGCTTCATTTGACATTTTACTCCGAATAGGAGTTTGTGCAATTAAGAAGTGTGGGATTGATCTAGTGTACAGGAATGAAGAGGTGAATGGCAACAATATAGCAATGATCCAATACATCTCTCCTCCTCCTAATTCAACTCTTCTCCTTGAAGAAATCCATGAGGGGGATTCCAGTGGAAGTGGGTGGTCTTATGATGGCTCAGAATCAGAGAATTCTGATTACTATAATTCTTGTGATGGGGAAACCAGTGAAAGTGGGTGGTGTAGTGATGACTCAGAATCAGAGATGCAGCCCGAGAAACGCTTGAAATGGAGCTCTAATCAGGACAATGAGGATTGA